One window of the Acinetobacter equi genome contains the following:
- a CDS encoding OprD family outer membrane porin — translation MRRQTLWIALLAATATLGTTASYADFIDDSQVQLKLRNFYLDRQYDDLPQNNWGSWSQGITLDAKSGYYDLGGVQIGADLLAQYAFKLKQLHDNPDWVLPYKDGKLKDQFGKVGATLKAKVSQTELKVGELLPVSPVLVFDPSRQLLTTYSGAWLESKDVKNTKLTLAYVNRINNRYDDSFEKLTKFNPPREYDNGPAADGMWIAGIDYQFTKELGASYWFANVEDIYKQNYVGVNYNTNLAENTKLMSYARYFDNSASANDLYGRIDNQAVSLSAKVVHGAHTVALGYQQMMGDSAFPTLGGWVPQPYLVNWGVATFTNAKEKSWGFTYGYDFSELGAKGLNSTVTYFTGYDAEVANLKDQKSDEWNVVINYTIPEGQLKGLGIQGMYIDANYDWKTDLKEYRIATTYTYKF, via the coding sequence ATGCGTCGTCAAACATTATGGATAGCACTTCTTGCTGCGACAGCAACTTTGGGAACAACTGCATCTTATGCAGATTTTATCGACGATAGCCAAGTTCAACTTAAACTCAGAAACTTTTATTTAGATCGTCAGTATGATGATCTTCCTCAAAATAACTGGGGTAGTTGGTCACAAGGAATCACGCTAGATGCTAAATCTGGATATTATGATTTAGGTGGTGTGCAAATTGGGGCAGATTTATTGGCACAATATGCTTTTAAATTAAAACAATTACATGACAATCCAGATTGGGTACTTCCATATAAAGATGGCAAGTTAAAAGATCAGTTTGGTAAAGTGGGTGCCACATTAAAAGCAAAAGTTTCACAGACTGAATTAAAAGTGGGCGAGTTATTACCCGTTTCACCTGTTTTAGTTTTTGATCCATCGCGTCAGCTATTAACAACTTATAGCGGTGCATGGTTGGAATCTAAAGATGTAAAAAACACAAAATTGACACTTGCTTATGTCAACAGAATTAATAATCGATATGATGATAGTTTTGAAAAACTAACTAAGTTTAATCCTCCACGTGAATATGATAATGGTCCTGCAGCAGATGGTATGTGGATTGCGGGAATTGACTATCAATTTACCAAAGAATTAGGTGCAAGTTATTGGTTTGCTAATGTTGAGGATATCTATAAGCAAAATTATGTTGGGGTTAACTACAATACAAATTTAGCTGAGAATACAAAATTAATGAGCTATGCGCGTTATTTTGATAATTCAGCATCGGCAAATGACCTATATGGTCGTATAGATAACCAAGCTGTTTCTTTAAGTGCCAAAGTAGTTCATGGAGCACATACGGTTGCCTTAGGTTATCAACAAATGATGGGAGATAGTGCATTTCCAACTTTAGGTGGTTGGGTGCCACAACCATATTTAGTCAACTGGGGTGTTGCAACATTTACCAATGCAAAAGAAAAATCTTGGGGCTTTACTTATGGTTATGATTTTTCAGAGCTAGGTGCTAAAGGTCTTAATTCAACAGTAACTTACTTCACCGGTTATGATGCAGAGGTTGCAAATTTAAAGGATCAGAAGTCAGATGAATGGAATGTGGTGATCAATTACACCATTCCTGAAGGTCAGTTAAAAGGATTAGGCATCCAAGGCATGTATATTGATGCAAATTATGACTGGAAAACTGATTTAAAAGAGTATCGTATTGCAACAACATACACTTATAAGTTCTAA
- a CDS encoding EamA family transporter, with protein MFLPFWMFLPSNLTNASLKNIAFQAVYQGIVVNLIALFFMSYLIRSLGAMRASTMMAFVPVAIILFAHLFLGEQIALSTMITGVLCTVGIILYNTSKLFEKNNNKKYES; from the coding sequence ATTTTTTTACCTTTTTGGATGTTTTTACCAAGCAATTTGACCAATGCGAGTTTAAAAAATATTGCTTTCCAAGCCGTGTATCAAGGAATTGTTGTAAATTTGATAGCTCTGTTTTTTATGAGTTATTTAATTAGATCATTAGGCGCGATGAGGGCATCTACTATGATGGCTTTTGTACCTGTTGCGATTATTCTTTTTGCACATTTATTTTTAGGTGAACAAATTGCATTAAGTACGATGATTACAGGAGTGCTATGTACTGTTGGAATTATTTTATATAACACATCTAAATTATTTGAAAAAAACAACAATAAGAAATATGAATCTTAA
- a CDS encoding EamA family transporter has product MYVFGQDGGVSKYGIHNDLTEWDIVIIRFFIASVIVFPFFLFLNRSDKKKIFSLSIIICSLFYGSFYLITSLIGLKLSNAANVGLIVNGFLPVMSAIIIYIWIREKINKIQIFAIFMIVGSSLLLLSYKSITYEAFLLFLISSACMSFYSVAINRW; this is encoded by the coding sequence TTGTATGTATTTGGTCAGGATGGGGGTGTCTCTAAGTATGGAATTCATAATGATTTAACTGAATGGGATATTGTCATCATTCGTTTTTTTATTGCATCTGTCATTGTTTTCCCTTTTTTTCTATTTTTAAACAGGAGTGATAAAAAGAAAATTTTTTCACTTTCTATCATTATATGCTCATTGTTTTATGGAAGTTTTTATTTAATCACAAGCCTAATTGGACTTAAATTATCTAATGCAGCTAATGTTGGTTTAATTGTGAATGGTTTTTTACCAGTTATGTCTGCAATTATTATTTATATTTGGATCAGAGAAAAAATAAATAAAATCCAAATTTTTGCCATATTTATGATTGTGGGTTCAAGTTTATTGTTGCTCTCTTATAAAAGTATTACTTATGAGGCTTTTTTATTATTTTTAATATCATCGGCTTGTATGTCTTTTTATTCAGTTGCAATCAACCGTTGGTAG
- the dmpG gene encoding 4-hydroxy-2-oxovalerate aldolase, giving the protein MSKIIVHDMTLRDGMHPQRHQTTVEQMIAISTALDDAGVPLIEVTHGDGLGGSSVNYGFAAATDEEYLSAVVPRMKNAKVSALLLPGIGTVDHLKMAHEIGVSTIRVATHCTEADCSEQHITAARKLEMDTVGFLMLAHMASPEKLLEEAKKMVSYGANCIYVTDSAGYMLPQDVLDRVGHLRQHLDPSIELGFHGHHNLGMGVSNTVAAVQAGAVRVDLASAGLGAGAGNTPLELFIAVANRMGMDTGVDLFKVQDIAEDLVIPMMHNPIRADRDAATLGYAGVYSSFLLFAKRAEAKYGVSAREILMELGRRGTVGGQEDMIEDLALTMSKARELQA; this is encoded by the coding sequence ATGTCTAAGATTATTGTTCATGATATGACTTTACGTGATGGTATGCATCCACAGCGCCATCAAACTACTGTTGAGCAAATGATTGCAATTTCAACAGCACTTGATGATGCTGGTGTTCCTTTAATTGAGGTAACACACGGTGATGGTCTTGGTGGCTCTTCAGTAAACTATGGTTTTGCTGCTGCAACTGACGAAGAATACTTATCTGCTGTTGTGCCACGTATGAAAAATGCAAAAGTATCTGCATTACTTCTTCCTGGTATTGGTACGGTTGACCATTTGAAAATGGCACATGAAATTGGTGTTTCAACAATTCGTGTTGCAACACACTGTACAGAAGCAGACTGTTCTGAACAGCATATTACGGCTGCGCGTAAGTTAGAAATGGATACAGTGGGCTTCTTAATGCTTGCTCACATGGCATCACCTGAAAAATTGCTTGAAGAAGCGAAAAAGATGGTGTCTTACGGTGCAAACTGTATTTATGTAACAGACTCAGCAGGTTACATGCTTCCTCAAGACGTACTTGACCGCGTTGGTCACTTACGTCAACACTTAGACCCAAGTATTGAGCTCGGTTTCCACGGACATCATAACTTAGGTATGGGTGTTTCAAATACTGTTGCTGCGGTACAAGCAGGTGCGGTACGTGTCGATCTTGCATCTGCAGGTCTTGGTGCGGGTGCAGGTAATACACCGCTTGAACTTTTCATTGCTGTTGCTAACCGTATGGGTATGGACACTGGCGTTGACTTGTTCAAAGTACAAGATATTGCTGAAGATCTTGTGATTCCAATGATGCATAATCCTATTCGTGCTGACCGTGATGCAGCAACTTTAGGTTATGCAGGTGTTTACTCTTCATTCTTGTTATTTGCTAAACGTGCAGAAGCGAAATATGGTGTTTCTGCTCGTGAAATTCTGATGGAACTTGGTCGCCGTGGTACAGTTGGTGGTCAGGAAGACATGATCGAAGACTTAGCATTAACAATGTCTAAAGCTCGTGAACTTCAAGCATAA
- a CDS encoding acetaldehyde dehydrogenase (acetylating) has translation MKKIKCAMIGPGNIGTDLLYKLQRSEWLEPVWMVGIDPTSEGLARAAKMGLKTTAEGVDGLLPHVLEDDIKIAFDATSAYVHAENSRKLNELGVLMIDLTPAAIGPFCVPPVNLEALLAAGEVPNVNMVTCGGQATIPMVAAVSRVQPVEYGEIIATVSTKSVGPGTRKNIDEFTRTTAGAIEKVGGAKQGKAIIIINPAEPPLMMRDTVHCLVEGEPDQAAITESVHAMIKEVQKYVPGYKLVNGPIFDGNRVSIFLEVEGLGDFLPKYAGNLDIMTAAAARTAEMFAEHVFNKAEA, from the coding sequence ATGAAAAAGATTAAATGTGCAATGATCGGTCCAGGTAATATTGGTACTGATTTACTTTACAAATTACAACGTAGCGAATGGTTAGAGCCAGTTTGGATGGTGGGTATTGATCCTACTTCTGAAGGTTTGGCTCGTGCTGCGAAAATGGGTTTAAAAACCACTGCTGAAGGTGTTGATGGTCTTCTTCCTCATGTTTTAGAAGATGATATCAAAATTGCATTCGATGCAACTTCTGCATACGTACATGCTGAAAACAGCCGCAAGTTAAATGAACTTGGCGTGTTAATGATTGACTTAACACCTGCTGCAATTGGTCCATTCTGCGTACCACCTGTAAACCTTGAAGCATTACTTGCTGCTGGTGAAGTGCCAAATGTAAACATGGTAACTTGTGGTGGTCAGGCAACAATTCCAATGGTTGCTGCGGTTTCTCGTGTTCAGCCTGTTGAATATGGTGAAATTATTGCAACTGTATCAACGAAGTCGGTAGGTCCAGGTACACGTAAAAATATTGATGAATTTACACGTACAACTGCGGGCGCTATTGAGAAAGTTGGTGGTGCGAAACAAGGTAAAGCAATCATCATCATTAACCCTGCTGAGCCACCATTAATGATGCGTGATACTGTGCATTGCCTAGTAGAAGGTGAACCAGATCAAGCGGCAATTACTGAATCAGTACATGCAATGATTAAAGAAGTTCAAAAATATGTACCAGGTTACAAACTTGTAAATGGTCCAATTTTTGATGGTAACCGTGTTTCTATCTTCTTAGAAGTGGAAGGTTTGGGCGACTTCTTGCCGAAATATGCAGGTAACCTCGACATTATGACTGCGGCAGCTGCACGTACTGCAGAAATGTTTGCAGAACACGTTTTTAATAAAGCTGAAGCTTAA
- a CDS encoding fumarylacetoacetate hydrolase family protein translates to MSNSAVVESVALALREAELSKNAIAPIRPQLGGESADVDIAYAVQEANTKRAIAEGRRLVGRKIGLTSVAVQKQLGVGSPDFGMLFADMAFGDGEAIPAGLLIQPKVEAEIALIINKDLTQEKHTYADIISATEYALPAVEVVDSRIENWKISLIDTVADNASSAAYVLGSKPVKLENLDLVNCKMTMTRAGEVVSQGIGKACLSNPLNAAVWLADEMVRRGRPLLAGDIILTGALGPMVVANAGDEFVVEIEGFGSVTATFAAE, encoded by the coding sequence ATGTCGAATTCTGCTGTTGTTGAATCAGTTGCTTTAGCATTAAGAGAAGCTGAATTATCAAAAAATGCGATTGCGCCTATTCGCCCACAATTGGGTGGGGAAAGTGCAGACGTAGATATCGCTTATGCCGTTCAAGAAGCCAATACTAAACGTGCGATTGCTGAAGGTCGTCGTCTTGTGGGTCGTAAAATTGGTTTAACGTCTGTTGCTGTTCAAAAGCAATTAGGTGTGGGCTCTCCAGACTTCGGTATGCTATTTGCTGATATGGCATTTGGCGATGGTGAAGCAATTCCAGCAGGATTATTGATTCAACCTAAAGTAGAAGCTGAAATTGCGCTCATTATTAATAAAGATTTAACGCAAGAAAAACATACTTATGCAGACATTATTAGTGCAACAGAATATGCACTACCTGCAGTTGAAGTCGTTGATAGCCGTATCGAAAATTGGAAAATTTCATTGATTGATACTGTTGCTGATAATGCATCTTCAGCAGCATATGTTTTAGGTTCTAAGCCAGTAAAACTTGAGAACTTAGATCTTGTAAATTGCAAAATGACAATGACACGTGCTGGTGAAGTTGTTTCTCAAGGTATTGGTAAAGCATGTCTTTCAAATCCATTGAATGCTGCTGTTTGGTTAGCAGATGAAATGGTTCGTCGTGGTCGTCCTTTATTGGCTGGTGACATCATTTTAACGGGTGCATTAGGTCCAATGGTTGTGGCAAATGCAGGCGATGAGTTTGTTGTGGAAATTGAAGGTTTCGGTTCAGTAACTGCTACTTTTGCTGCTGAATAA
- a CDS encoding HAD family hydrolase, whose product MTSPIKLIIFDWDGTLFDSVGQIVQSLKFAAQTFEQPLTDEAAKSIIGLGLPEVAEILFPNVPELHDAILQCYGDHYVENSKGDIWFAGVAVMLHDLKEQGIKLAVATGKSRRGLDRVLGQTQSIDLFDVTRAASETKSKPDPLMLEEILNETGLNADQAIMVGDTSYDLEMAQNIAMPRIGVSYGVHSTAVLNQFAPLYIADNVSDLHQFLKQHIIAS is encoded by the coding sequence ATGACATCACCTATAAAGCTCATTATTTTTGATTGGGATGGCACTTTATTTGATTCAGTTGGTCAAATTGTTCAGAGTTTAAAGTTTGCAGCTCAAACTTTCGAACAGCCTTTAACTGATGAGGCAGCAAAAAGTATTATTGGTTTGGGTTTACCTGAAGTTGCAGAAATTTTATTTCCAAACGTTCCTGAATTACATGATGCAATTTTACAATGCTATGGCGATCATTATGTTGAAAATTCTAAGGGTGATATTTGGTTTGCTGGTGTAGCAGTTATGCTTCATGATTTGAAGGAGCAAGGTATAAAATTAGCTGTGGCCACAGGAAAGAGCCGTCGCGGTTTAGATCGTGTACTAGGTCAAACGCAAAGTATAGATTTATTTGATGTTACGCGTGCAGCCAGTGAAACAAAGTCAAAGCCTGACCCATTAATGCTTGAAGAAATTTTAAATGAAACTGGTCTAAATGCAGATCAAGCGATTATGGTGGGAGATACCTCTTACGATTTAGAAATGGCCCAGAATATTGCAATGCCACGTATTGGTGTTTCTTATGGTGTACATAGTACTGCTGTTTTAAATCAATTTGCTCCTTTATATATTGCAGATAATGTGAGCGACTTACATCAATTTTTAAAACAACATATTATTGCTTCGTAA
- a CDS encoding RluA family pseudouridine synthase, translating to MNSTQEWQNVTWFEVDEHQAGQRIDNFLFKRLKGVPKSRIYRLIREGQVRINKKRIKAETKLAIGDQIRVAPIRYEQKDETDAPVSDKVAQSLLSRVVYEDEGLLVINKPSGIAVHGGSGVAYGLIEALRAATGKKYLELIHRIDRDTSGLVMVSKKRSVLKTLQDLLREHKIKKTYAAIVKGQVALDKQLIDAPLHRYELANGERRVCVSKEGKESKTQWNVAERFMHASLVYASPLSGRTHQIRVHGLSIGHPLIGDDKYGHETAYRGPKPRRLCLHAMRLEIPGYETIEAPLPEDMQSLVAQLRAQKADKPVTTSED from the coding sequence ATGAATTCTACACAAGAATGGCAAAATGTCACTTGGTTCGAAGTGGATGAACATCAAGCGGGTCAGCGCATTGATAATTTTTTATTTAAACGTCTCAAAGGTGTGCCTAAAAGTCGAATTTATCGTCTCATTCGTGAAGGTCAAGTTCGTATAAATAAAAAACGAATTAAAGCAGAAACTAAGCTTGCAATTGGTGATCAAATTCGTGTTGCACCAATACGTTACGAGCAAAAAGATGAAACTGATGCTCCTGTTTCAGATAAAGTTGCTCAAAGTCTTTTAAGTAGAGTTGTATATGAAGACGAAGGCTTATTAGTGATTAATAAACCTTCAGGAATAGCAGTTCATGGTGGTAGTGGTGTTGCTTACGGCTTGATCGAAGCTTTACGTGCAGCAACGGGAAAAAAATATTTAGAACTTATTCATCGTATTGACCGAGATACATCAGGCTTGGTGATGGTGAGTAAGAAGCGGAGTGTTTTAAAAACGCTTCAAGATTTACTCCGTGAGCATAAAATTAAAAAAACTTATGCAGCAATTGTAAAAGGACAAGTAGCTTTAGATAAGCAACTGATTGATGCACCATTACATCGTTATGAGTTAGCGAATGGTGAGCGTCGTGTATGTGTATCTAAAGAGGGGAAAGAGTCTAAAACCCAATGGAATGTTGCTGAACGGTTTATGCATGCATCATTGGTTTATGCTTCGCCACTTTCTGGTCGTACGCATCAAATCCGTGTTCATGGTTTAAGTATTGGTCATCCTTTGATTGGGGATGATAAATATGGTCATGAAACTGCATACCGTGGTCCAAAGCCGCGTCGTTTGTGTTTACATGCAATGCGTCTTGAAATTCCAGGATATGAAACGATAGAAGCTCCATTGCCTGAAGATATGCAAAGTTTAGTTGCACAGCTTCGTGCACAAAAAGCGGATAAACCTGTAACAACTTCAGAAGATTAA